Below is a window of Pseudomonas monteilii DNA.
TCGGTCACCCACTCGAACACCGTCTTGCTGTAGTAGTCCAGACCGCGCACCAGTTTGGTGTTGAGACGGAACGGAATGCCCGCGGCGTCCAGACGTGCCTTCAGGCCCTCGAAATGCAGGCGCGATTCCTCGTCGAGATGATCCTCGAGCTTGGGCGCATCGACCAGCACGGCCTGGGTGCCGGCATCCTTGCTGTCGAGGATGCGCAGCGGATTGCTCTTGAGACGGCGCTGGCTGTCCTCGTCGAGCTGGTCCAGGCGTGCGGACAGGAACTCCACCAGCGCATCGCGATAGCGGGCACGTGCCTCGCTGGTGCCCAGGCTGTTGAGCTCCAGGGTGACCGCGTCACGGATGCCCAGCTGGCCCCACAGGCGCCAGGTGAGCATGATCAGCTCGGCGTCGATGTCCGGCCCGTCGAGGTTGAACACCTCGACCCCGATCTGGTGGAACTGCCGGTAGCGGCCTTTCTGCGGACGCTCGTGGCGGAACATCTGGCCGATGTACCAGAGTTTCTGCACCTGGCCATTGCCGGTGATGCCATGCTCGAGCACGGCACGCACGCAGGCCGCGGTGCCTTCGGGACGCAGCGTCAGCGAATCGCCGTTGCGGTCCTCGAAGGTGTACATCTCTTTTTCGACGATGTCGGTCACTTCACCGATCGAGCGCTTGAACAGCTCGGTGAACTCGACGATCGGCGTGCGGATCTGGCTGTAGCCATACGTATCCAGCAGGCCGGCCACGGTGCCTTCGAAGTAACGCCACAGCGGCGACTGCTCGGGCAGGATGTCGTTCATGCCACGAATGGCTTGCAGCGATTTGCTCACGGAAGATCCTTACGCATCTGTCGGTCAGCCTCGGGCGATCAATGCCGCGTCGGCCTCGGCCTTTTCGGCCGCTTTCTGGCGGATGAGCTTTTCCAGCTCGTCCACCAAGTTGTCATTGGTGAGTTTCTGCGACGGCTTGCCGTCGATGTAGATCAGGTTGGGCGTGCCGCCGGTCAGCCCTACATGGGCTTCCTTGGCTTCACCCGGACCGTTGACCACACAACCGATCACGGCCACGTCCAGCGGCACCAGCAGGTCTTCGAGGCGGCCTTCCAGGTCGTTCATGGTCTTGACCACGTCGAAGTTCTGCCGCGAGCAGCTCGGGCAGGCGATGAAGTTGATGCCGCGCGAGCGCAGCCGCAACGACTTGAGGATGTCGTAGCCAACCTTGACCTCTTCCACCGGGTCGGCGGCCAACGAGATCCGGATGGTATCGCCGATGCCTTCGGCCAGCAGCATACCGAGACCGACCGCCGATTTCACCGTCCCTGAACGCAGGCCACCGGCTTCGGTAATGCCCAGGTGCAGGGGCTGGACGATCTGGCGGGCCAGCTGGCGGTAGGCGTCGACGGCCATGAACACGTCGGAGGCCTTGACGCTGACCTTGAAGTCCTGGAAATCCAGCCGGTCCAGGTGCTCGACATGGCGCAGGGCCGACTCGACCAGGGCGGCGGGCGTGGGCTCGCCGTACTTCTTCTGCAGGTCCTTTTCGAGCGAGCCGGCGTTGACGCCGATGCGGATCGGGATACCCCGGTCGCGGGCGGCGTCGACCACCGCGCGGACGCGGTCTTCACGGCCGATGTTGCCGGGGTTGATGCGCAGGCAGTCGACGCCCAGCTCGGCCACGCGCAAGGCGATGCGGTAGTCGAAATGAATGTCGGCGACCAGGGGCACCGAAACCCGCTGCTTGATGCGGCCGAACGCCTCGGCGGCGTCCATGTCCGGCACCGAGACCCGCACGATGTCGACACCGGCATCGACCAGACGGGTGATCTGCGCGACGGTGGCGTCGACATCGTTGGTGTCGGTGTTGGTCATGCTCTGCACCGCAATGGGCGCATCGCCGCCCACGGGCACCTTGCCTACCCAGATCTTCCGGGATTCGCGGCGCTTGATCGGAGATTCACCGTGCATGGATTACTGTCCCAACTTGAGGCGGGCGGTCTGGCCGCTGGTGAACGGTGCGGTATCGACCGCCTGGCCGTTATAGGAAACCTGGGCGCCGCGCGCGTAGCCCAGGCGCACCGCGAGCGGTGGCTTGCCGGACAGCTCGAGGCGATCGCCCTTGCGCTTGACGCCGCTGGACAGCACCTTGCCGGTGGCATCGGTGACCTGGGTCCAGCAGTCGGCGGAAAAATCGATGGCCAACTGGCCCTGGCCGGCCACTGGCGCGGCGGCAGGCGCCGGGGCCGTCGTCGGGGCTGGCTGGGTCGTCGTCGCTGGCGGCGTCACGGCGGACACGGCCGGTGCGGTGCTGGCGGTCGCCGGCGCGCTCGAGGCCGTCACCGGCGCAGTGCCCTGGGACGGCGCAGGCGCATCGGCCACGGCGTCATTGCTTGCCTGCGGCAGGGCCAGGGGGGCCGACTCGGGCTGCTCGCCCGCGGCGACGGCCTGGTCTTCAGGCTCGTCCAACGGATGGATCTGGGTCGTGCCGTCGGCACTTTCGACCTCGACGTGCTCCATGGCCAGGTTGCCCGCGTCCTTGCGCGGACCACCCTGGTCCTGCCACCAGGCGAACCCGCCGCCCACGACGGCCAGCAACAGCAGCAGGCTGACGCCGCGCAGGATGTTGTGGGACAGGCGCATGGGTTCTTCGATACGGCCCAGCGAATGCACGTCGCTGCCCTTGGCGTGGGTGCCGGTGTGCTGATCGAAGGCATCGACCAGGGGCGCCTGGTCCAGGTCGAGCAGTTTCGCATAGGCGCGGATGTAGCCGCGTGCGAAGGTGTGTCCGGGCAGCCGATCGAAGGCGCCCGTTTCGAGATGGTTCAGCGAACTGACGGTCAGGTTGAGCTTGCTGGCCACTTCAGCCTGGGTCCAGCCACGGCTTTCGCGGGCCTGACGCAAGCGCTCACCGGGATGCTGGCCAGTCGCTGCTGCTAGTTCGGGATGCGCGGCTTTCATCATTGCTCCGACAGGTAGTGCTGATAGTCCGGCGTGCCGGGGTAAAGTCCATTCAGGGCGCGGTCCGAGGCGGTCGCCTGCCTGCCGGCGTCTGTCTCGCGCGACAGCCGCCGTTCCAGCGCCTGACTGCGTGGACCGGGTTCGGCCACCTGCTTGAAACGCTCATGGTAGTCACGCGCCTGCTCCAGGTCGCCTTCATCGAGCGACAGCTCGGCCAGCGCCAGCAAGGCACGTGGCTGATGGGGATCGAGCGTGACGGCCTTGCGCAGGTAGGCCTGGGCCTCGTCGCGACGACCGAGCTTCAGGGCCGTCATGCCCAGGTTGCCGTACACCTGCGGACGCTCAGGATACAGCGTATCGCTGGCCGCTTGGCGAAACATCTGCTCGGCCTGGGCAAATTCTCCACGAGCATAAAGGAAACTGCCGAAGTTGTTGCAGATTCGTGCGTCATGGGGGCGCGTGGCGAGGGCGGTACGAAAATGCGTCCTGGCGGTTTCGTCATCTTCTTCGGCCTGCGCCACCAGTGCCAGGGCCGCATGGGCGTCGGCATCCCGGGGGTCGAGCGCCAGCGCGCGCATCAGGGGAACCTTGGCTTGCTGCACCCGCCCCTGGTGTAGGTAGCCCAGGCCCAGCTGTACGGAAGCCCGCCCCGCCTGCGCCCTGCCCTCGCGACTGGCGAGCGGATCGACCGCGCCGCTGGTGACGCAACCGGCCAGCAGCGAGAGCGACAGCATCGACAGCGCGGCGCGCAGGGTCATCGGCGCGGTTCCGTCAGTTGCCTGCGGCGCCGTCGTTCATCTCGGCGTCAGCGTTGAGCTGGCGCACGGCGATGTAACGCTCGCTGCGTCGAGTGCGGTCCATGACCTGGCCGACGAGCTGCCCGCAGGCGGCATCGATGTCCTCGCCACGGGTGGTCCGGGTGGTAACGTTGAAGCCACCATGGTGCAGCAGGTCCTGGAAGCGCCGGATCGCGTTGTTGCTGGGGCGCTCGTAGCCCGAGTGCGGGAACGGGTTGAACGGGATCAGGTTGATCTTGCACGGCACGTCGCGCAGCAGCTCGATCATTTCGGCCGCGTGCTGCGGCTGGTCGTTGACGTCCTTGAGCAGCGTGTACTCGATGGTCAGCACGCGCTTGCCACCCAGGGTGGCCATGTAGCCCAGGCACGAGTCCAGCAGCATCTTGAGCGGGTACTTGCGGTTGATCGGCACCAGCTGGTTGCGCAGCTCATCGTTCGGCGCGTGCAGCGACAGCGCCAGGGAAACGTCGATGTGCTTGGCCAGCTCGTCGATCATCGGCACCACGCCGGAGGTCGACAGGGTGACGCGACGCTTGGAAATGCCATAGCCCAGATCGTCCATCATGATCTTCATGGCGGCGATGACATTGTCGAAGTTCAGCAGGGGCTCGCCCATGCCCATCATGACCACGTTGGTGATGGCGCGGTCGATCTTGGCCGGGACGGTCCCGAAGGATTTGTTCGCGACCCACACCTGACCGATGACTTCGGCGGCGGTGAGGTTGCTGTTGAAGCCTTGCTTGCCGGTGGAGCAGAAACTGCAGTCCAGGGCACAGCCGGCCTGGGACGACACGCACAGGGTGCCACGGTCGTCGGTAGGGATGTAGACGGTCTCGACGCAGCTGCCAGAGGCAACGCGGACCACCCACTTGCGCGTTCCGTCGGCGGAGATGTCTTCACTGACCACTTCCGGCGCGCGAATCTCGGCAACGCCCTTGAGCTTTTCGCGCAAGGCCTTGCCGACGTTGGTCATGGCGTCGAAATCATCGACGCCAAAGTGGTGAATCCATTTCATCACCTGCCCGGCACGGAAGCGCTTCTCCCCGATCGAGTCGAAGAACTGTTCCATTTCCGGCTGGGTCAGCCCCAGCAGGTTGATCTTTTCAGCAGATGTCGTCATGGATTCACCCTCACTCGTCAGCCTTCGCTTAGCGAGTGGTTACCTCGGTAGCAGCGAAGAAGTAAGCGATTTCGCGAGCGGCAGCGGCTTCGGAGTCCGAACCGTGCACGGCGTTGGCGTCGATCGACTCGGCGAAGTCGGCGCGGATGGTGCCGGCAGCGGCTTCTTTCGGGTTGGTGGCGCCCATCAGCTCACGGTTGCGCGCGATGGCGTTCTCGCCTTCCAGCACCTGAACCACGACAGGACCGGAGGTCATGAAGGCAACCAGGTCACCGAAGAAGCCGCGCTCTTTGTGCTCGGCGTAGAAGCCTTCGGCTTCGGCCTTGGACAGCTGCTTGATCTTGGAAGCGACGATGCGCAGGCCGGCTTCTTCGAAGCGCGAGGTGATCTTGCCGATCACGTTCTTGGCAACGGCGTCAGGCTTGATGATGGAGAAAGTACGTTGAACAGCCATGGAAAACTCCGGAATTTGAGTGTTGCGAAAAATTGAACCCGCGGATTATACGCGGGTTCCAGGGGATTGCCTAACCTGCCGAAGCGACTCAGTCGGCTTCTTCGATCCACGCCGCCTGGATGGCTTCGAGCACCTTTTCACCGGCGCGCTTGGGATCGTCGGAAAACTCCGGCAGCTCCTGCACCCATTTGTGCAGCTGGACGAAATTCACATAGCGAGGATCGACGTCCGGCTTGCTTTCGGCAAGCTGGATGGCGATCTCAAGTACGTCAACCCATTTCAGACTCATGCAGACGGCCCTCAGTGCGGCGCTTCAGCGGCGTGGTTGAGCGAGTACTTGGGGATCTCGATGGTCAGGTCCTCATCGGCCACCACCACCTGGCAACCCAGGCGCGACTGCGCTTCCAGGCCCCAGGCCTTGTCCAGCATGTCTTCCTCGAGCTCGTCGGCCTCTTCGAGCGAATCGAAGCCCTGGCGCACGATGCAATGGCAGGTGGTGCAGGCCTTGACGCCGCCGCAGGCGCTTTCCATCTCGATGTGATGGTCATGGGCCAGTTCCAGGATGTTGGTCCCGGCTGGCACGTCCACGGTCAGCCCTTCGGGGCAGAATTTCTCATGCGGCAGGAATGTCACCAGCGGCATCGGTTACTCCTCGATCTCATTCAGGTTGCGCCCGGCCAATGCGGCTTTGACCGTCGAATCCAGGCGACGGGCGGCAAACGCGTCGGTCACCTGCGACAGACGCTTGGTCTGTTGCTCGATGGCGGGGCCATCGGTGCCGGTCAGCAAATCACGTAGGTCCTGCATCTGCATCTGGATCGCCAGACGCTCTTCTTCGTCGAGCAGGCGCTCGCCATCGGCCTGCAGGGCACCGTCGACCGCTTCGAGCAGCCGCTCGGCATCGACCTGGTGCTCGCGCAGCTGGCGCGCCTGCTTGTCGCTGCCGGCATGCTCGAAGGAGTCCTTGAGCATGCGGGCGATTTCGCCGTCGGTCAGGCCGTAGGATGGCTTGACCTGAATGCTGGCCTCCACGCCGGAACCCACCTCGCGCGCCGCGACGCCGAGCAGGCCGTCGGCATCGACCTGGAAGGTCACGCGGATCTTCGCAGCGCCCGCCACCATCGCCGGAATGCCACGCAGTTCGAAGCGCGCCAGGGAGCGGCAGTCGCTGACCAGCTCGCGTTCGCCCTGCAGCACATGGATCATCATGGCCGACTGGCCATCCTTGTAGGTGGTGAACTCCTGCGCGCGCACCACCGGAATCGTGGTGTTGCGCGGAATGATCTTTTCCATCAGGCCGCCCATGGTCTCCAGACCGAGCGACAGCGGGATCACGTCGAGCAGCAGCAGGTCGCCGCCTTCGCGGCGATTGCCGGCCAGCGTGTCGGCCTGGACGGCGGCACCGACGGCCACGACCTGATCGGGATCGATGGACGTCAGGGGCGTACGCCCGAACAGCGCACCGACCGCCTCGCGCACTCGAGGCACGCGGGTCGAACCGCCGACCATCACCACCTCGGCGACCTCCTCCAGCTCCACGCCACTGTCGCGCACGGCGCGACGGCAGGCCTTGAGGCTACGGGCGATCAGCGGCTCGATCATCGCGTCGAAGGCGGTGCGGGTCAGCTGAGCGGTCCAGGCGCCATGGCGCACCTCGACCGACTCGGCGTCGGTCAGGGCTTCCTTGGCGGCGCAGGCGGTCTGCATCAGCTGGCGCTGGGTCGAGGGGTCGAGGTCGTTGTCCAGCCCGGCCTGGTCGATGATCCAGGTGGCGATGGCATGGTCGAAATCGTCGCCGCCCAACGCGGTGTCACCGCCAGTGGCCAGCACCTCGAAGACCCCGGCGGTCAGGCGCAGGATCGAGATGTCGAAGGTCCCGCCACCCAGGTCGTAGATGGCGACCACGCCTTCGGCGTTCTGGTCCAGGCCGTAGGCCACGGCGGCTGCCGTCGGTTCGTTGAGCAACCGCAGCACTTCCAGGCCGGCCAGACGCGCGGCGTCCTTGGTGGCCTGGCGCTGGGCGTCGTCGAAGTAGGCCGGAACGGTGATCACCGCCCCGACCAGTTCGCCGCCCAAGGTCTCTTCGGCGCGTTGACGCAGCGACTTGAGAATGTCGGCCGACACCTCGACCGGGCTTTTCGGGCCCTGCACGGTGTCGATGAACGGCATGTGCGACTCGCCATCGACGAAGCGGTAGGGCAATTGCTCGCCCAGCTGCCGCACGTCGGCGCGGCCACGCCCCATCAGGCGCTTGACCGACAGGATCGTGTTGAGCGGGTCGAGGGCGGCGGCGGCGCGAGCGCCCTGGCCGACCTGGGTGCCTTCGGCCGAATAGCGCACGGCCGAAGGCAGGATGACCTGACCGTCGGCGTCGGGCAGCGGCTCGCTGCGGCCGCTGCGTACGGCGGCGACCAGGGAATTGGTGGTGCCCAGGTCGATACCCACCGCCAGGCGCCGCTGGTGCGGCTGGGGGGTCTGACCGGGTTCGGCGATCTGCAGTAGGGCCATGCTTATCTGAATACCTTAGGCGTCGTCACGGTCGACACCGGGTTAATCGTCGAGGCGCTCTTCGAGTTGGCGCACTTCTTGGGCGAGCTTGTCGAGGAACTGCATGCGGCGCATCAGGCGTTCGGCCTGTTCACGCTGTGCTGCATCGTCCCAGCAGGCGGCGAAGGCCTCGTCGAGCGCGCTCTGCGCAGCCTTGACGCGGCGCTTGAAGACCGCGACACCGTCGAGGTCGGCCTCGTCGTGCAGCTCCTCGAGCTCTTCACGCCACTGCATCTGCTGCATCAGGAAGTCCGGGTCGTGGACCGTCACTTCCTGAGGCACCTCTTGCCCATCAAGGGCCAGCAGGTAGCGGGCGCGCCGCGGGGCGCTGCGCAGGGTCTGGTAGGCTTCGTTGAGCGCGGCGGAGCGCTCGAGCGCGAGGCGCTGCTCACGTTCGGACGCATCGGCGAAGCGATCCGGGTGGACCTCGCGGGCCAGTTCACGGTAGCGAACGGCCAGCGCATCGAGGTCCAGGCGGAATGCCGGCTGGAGGTCGAACAGGGCGAAATGGCAAGGAGTACCCACGGCAGCCTCAGACGTTGAAGCTTTCGCCGCAGCCACACTCACCGCGCACGTTGGGGTTGTTGAACCTGAAGCCTTCGTTCAACCCTTCCTTGACGAAGTCCAGCTCGGTGCCGTCGAGGTAGACCAGGCTCTTGGGGTCGATGATGACCTTCACGCCGTGGTTCTCGAAGACCTGGTCTTCATCGGCCAGTTCGTCGACGAACTCCAGCACGTAGGCCAGGCCCGAGCAGCCGGTGGTGCGCACGCCCAGACGAATGCCTTCGCCCTTGCCGCGACCCTGGAGGGAACGCCGCACATGGTTGGCGGCGGCTTCTGTCATGCTGATAGCCATCGAGACTCCTTACCTTGCGACAGGCGAGTTAAAGCAAACCTTTCTTCTGCTTGTAGTCGCGTACGGCCGCCTTGATGGCGTCCTCGGCGAGCACGGAGCAGTGGATCTTCACCGGCGGCAGGGCCAGTTCTTCGGCCAGCTGGGTGTTCTTGATGGTTTCGGCTTCGTCGAGGGTCTTGCCCTTCATCCACTCGGTGGCCAGCGAGCTGGAGGCGATGGCCGAACCGCAACCGTAGGTCTTGAACTTGGCATCTTCGATGACGCCCTGCTCGTTGACCTTGATCTGCAGGCGCATCACGTCGCCGCACGCCGGAGCGCCGACCATGCCGGTACCGACATCGGGATCCTCGGCGTTCATCTTGCCGACGTTGCGCGGATTTTCGTAGTGGTCGATGACCTTTTCGCTATATGCCATGGTGCAATTCCTTCCTCATCTGGGAGCCGCTCTTGCCGGCGACTGCTTGGCGGCTGCTTAGTGGGCGGCCCATTCGATCTTGGAGATGTCGACGCCGTCCTTGTACATGTCCCACAGCGGCGACAGTTCACGCAGCTTGCTGACCGCTTCGCAGACCTTGCGGGCGGCATGGTCGACGTCTTCTTCGGTGGTGAAACGGCCGAAGGAGAAACGGATGGAGCTGTGCGCCAGCTCGTCGTTGCGACCCAGTGCACGCAGCACGTAGGACGGCTCGAGCGACGCGGAGGTGCAGGCCGAGCCGGACGAGACGGCGATGTCCTTGAGCGACATCAGCAGCGACTCGCCTTCGACGTAGTTGAAGCTCAGGTTCAGGTTGTGCGGTACGCGGGCGGTGCTGCTGCCGTTGATGTACAGCTCTTCGAGGTCGGAGACCTGGCTGAAGAAGCGGTCGCTCAGGGCCTTGATGCGCACGTTCTCGGCGGCCATTTCCTGCTTGGCGATGGCGAAGGCTTCACCCATGCCAACGATCTGGTGGGTCGGCAGGGTGCCGGAACGCATACCGCGCTCGTGGCCGCCACCGTGAATCCCCGCTTCCAGACGCACGCGCGGCTTGCGGCTGACGTACAGCGCGCCGATGCCCTTGGGCCCGTAGACCTTGTGCGCGGAGAACGACATCAGGTCGACCTTGAGCTTCTGCAGGTCGATCTCGACCTTGCCGGCCGACTGCGCGGCATCGACGTGGAACAGCACGCCACGCGAGCGGGTCAGTTCGCCGATCGCGGCGATGTCGGTGATGGAGCCGACTTCGTTGTTCACGTGCATGATCGACACCAGGATGGTGTCATCGCGCAGGGCCGCCTCGACCATGGCCGGGGTGACGATGCCGTCTTCGCCAGGCTCGAGGTAGGTGACTTCGAAGCCTTCACGCTCCAGCTGGCGAGCGGTGTCGAGGATCGCCTTGTGCTCGACCTTCGAGGTGATGATGTGCTTGCCCTTGGTGGCGTAGAAATGCGCCACGCCCTTGAGGGCCAGGTTGTCCGACTCGGTGGCGCCACTGGTCCAGACGATCTCGCGCGGGTCGGCGTTGATCAGTTCGGCCACTTGGCGGCGAGCGTGTTCGACGGCCTCTTCGGCCTTCCAGCCGAACAGGTGCGAGCGCGACGCCGGGTTACCGAAGTTTCCGTCGAGCGTCAGGCATTCGACCATTTTCTGGGCGACGCGTGGATCGACTGGCGTGGTCGCGGAGTAATCGAGGTAGATCGGCAACTTCATTTCGTATCTCCTATCAGGCGGTCGCGCCGCTCGTCGAAACGGTCATTCGACGGCGGACGTCTCAATCTTGTCCAGGTGGGCGGAACGGCCCGCGACACGGCGCAGGTCCTGGCGGTGGGCAACTTCCTGGACTTCTCGGCGGATGACCAGATCGGCCAGGCTGATACCACTGAGGAACGTGTGGATCTGCTCGCTGAGGTCACACCACAGGTGGTGCGTCAGGCAGGTATCGCCACCATGGCAATCGCCCAGCCCCTGGCAACGGGTAGCGTCGACCGACTCGTTGACCGCGTCGATGACTTGCGAGACCTGGATGGTGTCCATGCCTCGGGACAGCTGGTAGCCGCCGCCGGGGCCTCGTACGCTGGAAACCAGGCTGTTGCGACGCAACTTGGCGAACAACTGTTCCAGGTAGGAAAGGGAAATGCCCTGGCGTTCGGAGATGTCGGCCAACGATACCGGTCCATGCGTGGCATGCAATGCCAGATCGAGCATGGCAGTCACCGCGTATCGGCCTTTGGTAGTCAATCGCATGGCTATCGGGTACCACGGGAGTTACAGGATAGTGGACGGGATTATGCAATTTCCGAGCATTCAAGTCAACTATAAAACC
It encodes the following:
- a CDS encoding transcriptional regulator produces the protein MRLTTKGRYAVTAMLDLALHATHGPVSLADISERQGISLSYLEQLFAKLRRNSLVSSVRGPGGGYQLSRGMDTIQVSQVIDAVNESVDATRCQGLGDCHGGDTCLTHHLWCDLSEQIHTFLSGISLADLVIRREVQEVAHRQDLRRVAGRSAHLDKIETSAVE